One genomic region from Myxococcota bacterium encodes:
- a CDS encoding GFA family protein, whose protein sequence is MTGAAGERTGRCACGSVRYTLTAEPQEVVLCHCEDCRHATGATAVTWLLLPLGALVFRKGTPASRESSPDVTRVFCRGCGTQLAFRDARDTSIAVTLGSLDDPSGFAPTQQRYEAQKLS, encoded by the coding sequence ATGACGGGAGCGGCGGGCGAACGCACGGGCCGCTGCGCCTGTGGCTCGGTGCGGTACACGCTCACCGCGGAGCCGCAGGAGGTCGTGCTCTGCCACTGCGAAGACTGCCGACACGCGACGGGCGCGACGGCGGTGACCTGGTTGCTGCTGCCGCTCGGCGCGTTGGTCTTCCGCAAGGGAACGCCGGCCTCGCGCGAGTCCTCGCCCGACGTCACCCGCGTCTTCTGCCGCGGATGTGGCACCCAGCTGGCTTTCCGCGACGCGCGCGACACCTCCATCGCGGTCACGCTTGGTAGCCTCGACGACCCGTCGGGCTTCGCCCCGACACAGCAACGGTACGAAGCCCAGAAGCTATCCTGA
- a CDS encoding GFA family protein yields MRLEGSCHCRAVRFRLDSPHPYPFNLCYCSICRKTAGSGGYAINLSGDYATLEVEGREQLRVYQAMIQREGDHAPEQSPGQRHFCGNCGSPLWLWDPRWPELVHPLASAIDTPLPVPPERTHLLLGSKADWVVVRADSGDQEFDGYPKESIAAWHERLGLVQT; encoded by the coding sequence GTGCGACTCGAGGGTTCGTGCCACTGCCGGGCCGTGCGGTTCCGACTGGACTCGCCGCACCCCTACCCGTTCAACCTCTGCTACTGCTCGATCTGTCGCAAGACCGCGGGGAGCGGCGGGTATGCGATCAACTTGAGCGGCGACTACGCGACCCTCGAGGTCGAGGGTCGCGAGCAGCTGCGTGTCTACCAGGCGATGATTCAGCGCGAAGGCGATCATGCTCCCGAGCAGAGCCCGGGACAGCGACACTTCTGCGGCAACTGCGGGAGCCCCCTCTGGCTGTGGGACCCGCGCTGGCCCGAACTGGTCCACCCGCTCGCCTCGGCCATCGACACTCCCCTGCCGGTTCCGCCCGAGCGCACACACCTGCTCCTTGGTTCGAAGGCCGACTGGGTCGTGGTCCGCGCCGATTCCGGCGACCAGGAATTCGACGGCTACCCGAAAGAGTCGATTGCCGCGTGGCACGAACGCCTGGGACT